Within the Sebastes umbrosus isolate fSebUmb1 chromosome 5, fSebUmb1.pri, whole genome shotgun sequence genome, the region CAACTACAGTTGTGTGATTCTGGGACTCTCTCCtgaatgtcactcctttatgatgtcacCGCTCCTTTAAGATGTCACAACTGATGTCACCACTCCTTTAATTCATCACAGTGTTCCATCTGGTGATGTCACGatgcagtgatgatgtcacgatgcagtgatgatgtcaccactgctgtgatgtcacccaaacacacacacacacatgcacactacacacacatacacgtgaacacacacacacatgtgcacattacacacatacacacacgtgcacaaacacacactaaggTCTCgtttgggccctcactgcattttaaaataaaagcacaacataataaaagcacaacatcaaCATAATCACTTCCTGTATTAGATTGTTTTGTCCACCTTTACaccgtcactgtgtgtgttctttccACCTTGAGTGATGGAGATGCTGTCCAGCTCTCTCACAGTCACTTGTTGACCTGGTAAACTCACCTGAACCTGTCTGCAGAATGTGGACAGCCGTAGTTTCCCCCACATTTATAGGCTTATTGAATGAACTAATGTATGAGTTATCtttacacttaaaaacacaCGCCCCCTTAAAATAacctcatttattttcattgaataAGAGTGCATTTACGTTTGTAGTAAAACAATACACCATCATTGTGATATGTATTGTACACCttacagtgaaggtgtcaataaatacatatctaaacataataaataaggttTAATGATCTTTAATTACAACAGTTCTGATCGGTCTGGAATAGGCgtggtaaataaaataaattaattatctgtatttacaaataaatcatcACCATactaatatatacaaaatacacgTGACTATACAGTCTAACACAAGTTAACTAGGACGTATTATAAACTTAAGAAACATCAAACAATCCCAACTTAACAAAGAAACCCCACTACCCacacccctctctcttccctgcCACTTGGTTTGGTCTAACGGTGTGATTGATGGCAGCTGGAGacctcagagagagagtgattcatttaatttaatatttttttttttactaagatggctcttttgatagtaaaggttgctgacccctgacctcgggtgtctccccttaactAAACATTAAAGAAGCATTCTTGCTCTTTTTGCaaaaacatatacatttatagttgtttatatatgtatgtatatatatatatatacatacatatacatatatgtatatatatgtatatgtatgtatatatatatacatacatatatatatatatatgtatgtatatatatataacactttTCCAGATCCATGGActctattttaaccattaatcCCACTGAAAAATAAGATAATTGTCCTAGGGTCAAGGCAGGTCAAACCTCCTTATCAGTCAACCCTGATTTCAAATCTAATTGCTGACATGCTACCCTTTTCCACTCCTTTGAAAATTacagaaagacaaacaaataaatagttaaatagCTCAATAAAACTGTAGGCTATTGTTTGGGAAGGGTCACATGTTCCCCCTCTTGAGTGATTCAAAGTAATATTTAAATGATAATTGAGAATTGAAAGTAGACATATTAGACTTACACATAATGTAAGTTTGGATTAGAAATGAGGAATGTTTTGatgaaaaaatatagaaaaagtcATTCAATTCAAAAGGGTCATTTTATTTACTGATGACTGCCATATAGTCATAATGACTGTAATGGCTGCTGTCAAGTCACGCATGGCAATTAATAAAGCTCAAGATATGAGATGCAATGGAAACCGGTCCTGCTCGTACCTTTGCAGTTTGGCTGCTGAGCTAATGTTGTCAACTAGTTTCACAGACTGACAGGACGAGCTGCTGCTCAGCTCCGAGTGCTCCAGAGATCCCGATTAAGGTGAAGAGCTTGAAATATCATTGTGATGTGCTTTGAGAGTATATTTGAGGCGTTTCGACTTGTGTTTACTATGCACTAGCATTAGCTGTCGGTTGTTACTCGACTGCTACCTCGCCATAGACCATGTGGTGGTTGAAAAACGGCGTGTGCGGTTAGCTAACGGTAGATAATTTATCGACCGACACTCAGTATTCTGTTGGCAAACCACTACATGTTGCTAACGTTTTACAGTTCCCTCTCTAACAATCCATCCTTTGCTAGAAATATACAAACTGCTGTGTGCACGCTTGAGTTGAGTTGTGCACTGATGACAgctgattaaaacaaaaacgtgATAAGCCTGCTGTCGCGATTTTATGGGGACAATTGGACATAAAAGGGTAACAGTGACAGGACTTTTATGTTCTGGGATTAATCACAACAGCAACATCTGGATCAAACCAAAATATTGTCACCCTGCACACCTGAAATCAAGTCATATTAAAGTACAGGGATATATCCTGGATAGAACAGGATGTCTGGTTAAAATGCAGCATTGAGCTGTCCTTGGTTTTTAAATATGTGAGTGTGGACTGAAGCAAATTCCAATGCACTCGGGTGCATAGCGTGACCAAGCCTGAGGCAGTATTTTCGGAGAGCACCTTTTCCTAATACGTTTGTTCATTACTTCATGATGTCAAGCTCCCATGACGCCCAAGTTACAGATAGAACATATTTCATTTGCAATGTCAAAAGGCACATTGTGTGTGCGTCTTCTCTTCCTCCACTTTCTCAAACGGTCAAGGGATTAAATTGAAAAGTCAGGATGTCAAAATGTTCATATAACAACCACTTACTGTGAGGAACGTAATGCCTGGTTACTGGCTATTtcaagaccattttttttttttttttcaattgctgTGCCTGAGACATCTTCGAGTGTCTCTTGTAGTCACAACATCTGTCAGGTTTTTTATAAAGGCTTCCTATGGACCTTGACATAGGTGTAATTTCAGTGGTGGATAAGATGTTAATGTTGTTATTGGCATGTTGCCTGGAAGTGCTCAGATCCTGAAGGACAGCCTCTTTACAGGCGTGTAATGTTCATTTATATCCGCACAGTGAGGCTGGCTGGTTAAGTTACTTTACACAGGGATGCAAACACAAGTATGgtgaaaaaggagagagaatgcAACATCATAATATCATATACCCATGTTACGAAGGCCTATGCTATATGCTTTAATTAATTAGAAATTCCACAAATATCTGGAGTAAATTTTGGCCGGAAAATATTGTTCCTCTGGCACATTCTAATACCActcttcctttttatttattttttttttaattaattgtatttatctattcattttctACCATGAATATTATATCTTACATtgtttctattctttttttgtaGTCGCCCCCTCACTCACTGatcttttgtattttgtgtatttttattgatctgaagtattattattataagtattattgttatatgtttattttatttttttatatttttttctaataccactcttccatcatatacactgattttaattattgcatattttaatgagtttacATGCCTAACTGTAAACATGTAGAGAATTATTGTAAAAGAGAATCAGGTTTCTTGTGTGTTTTAGCCCACACAGtctgtaaataaatattaatatttgttgTAATTAAAGATCATTAaaccttatttattatgtttagatatttatttattgacaccttcactgtaaGGTGTATCAAGACATATCACAATGATGGTGTATTGTTTTACTAGAAACATGAATGCACTCTTattcaatgacaataaatgaggTTATTttaaggggtggggggggacgTGTGTTTTTAAGTGTGAAGATAACTCATACATTAGTTCATTCAATAAGCCTATAAATGTGAGGGACACCACGGCTGCCCACATTCTGCAGACAGGTTCAGGTGAGTTTACCAGGTCAACAAGAGACTGTGAGAGAGCTGGAAAGCATCTCCATCACTCAAGGTggaaagaacacacacagtagaCGGTGTAAAGATGGAAAAAACAATCTAATACAGGAAGTGATTATGttgatgttgtgcttttattatgttgtgcttttattttaaaatgcagtgagggcccaaacgagacctcagtgtgtgtgtgtgtgcatgtgtgtgtatgtagtgtgtatgtgtgtgtagtgtgcacgtgtgtgtgcagtgtgcacatgtatgtgtgtgtaatgtgcatatgtgtgtgtaatgtgcatgtgtgtgtgcgcagtgtGCACGTGTGGgtgcatgtatttgtgtgtgtgtgtgtgtgtgtgtagtgtgcacatttgtgtgtgtgcacgtgtgtgtgtgtatgtttgggtgacatcacagcagtggtgacatcatcactgcatCATGAAAGGAGTGGTGACATcagttgtgacatcataaaggagcggtgacatcataaaggagtgacattcaGGAGAGGGTCCCAGAATCACACAACTGTAGTTGAATCTGAAGACTCGATCAGACGAAACACATCGACTGAGAGAAGCAGTTGTCTCAACAGGAAGAGGTATGAATTTTATGAATGCATTGCTTTAGATTAAACCTCCCAACAGTATATGAAGCAGTTAAAATTAGCctcaacatttaaatgcagcttacatgttagttaataataattagggctgcaactaacgattattttcactcatCAGACTATCTACTGAGAGAAGCAGTgaatttctctccaaaaaccacGAAGCATCGACAAGAATTGACCGTAAATCAGCATCATGGTATCATCAAGAACTTCCCAGCCAGAAGCCATCATGCCAGAGTTCAACGTCCGTCGCGTTGTTTCCAAGCTGCTCAACTCCTTCTTTAAGGGGATGACGGCGAATCAGTGGGGATTTTTGAAATCCGGCAGCCCCGACGACGCCACTATGACCATGATGGGAGAGTTGCTGTTGGACATGACAGCGGCCTTGACAAAAGCTTTCCTGAAATCTCTCGGGAGCACGACCCTGGCGTTTGAGGACGACGTCCAAATCAATCTGGGACACACAATCTCTCAGGGTTTTGCCGAAGCTCTGGGTGTCGACGTCTCGGTTCAGTGTCCGAGCTCCAAAAGCTTGACGACATTGATCTCTGAAGAGGTTTCGGAGAGCGTCCGAAGTGCCCTCTCCAGCCCCGAGGGCATAGTTCAGCGCCTCACTCCTCCAAGCAGACTCAATAGCATGATTGTGCACGCCTGCAAAATGTGCCAGGCGTTCATCGGCAAGATGAAGTCGGTGTTCTCGCCTCGACCGCGCAAGCAGAGGATCATCTGCGAACAATCAGATGTGGAACCGGAACCCTCAGACGCCGAAGACTGCCATGCGGCGACGCCTTTGTCGGACGTCGTGATTGCGATGAAAGACATCGCTATTGTCCAAATCATCATCAAGAAGCAGTTGAACGACATCACCGAACCTCTCTTGGTTGACGTGCCGGACTCCGAGTACACGCTGCTGCAATCTCAAAACTCTCGGGAGATTGAAGACGTCGCGGAAGAAATCGCTCGGAGTATTGCCGAAGATGCTGTAAGACAGACTCCGCCAGAGCAGAAGAGGAAACGCTCCAAGAAAAGCATCGGAAGCAGAATTAAGAAGCTTTTGGCAAAGTGCTTTGCCAAAACGTGCATCCATCGCATCGTGGCACAGATGAGGAAAAAATTTCAACGGGGCTCCAAAGTTCACAGTCGGGAGTCAGCGAAGTCTCTCACGAAGAAGATTAAcgatctgataaaaaaaacagaaaaccgCGATCTTCTGGGACTCGGCAGTCCGCACCTTTACATTCCCCCCGGTAGAGTCTTGGagttcacaaaggtctta harbors:
- the LOC119487884 gene encoding uncharacterized protein LOC119487884, which translates into the protein MVSSRTSQPEAIMPEFNVRRVVSKLLNSFFKGMTANQWGFLKSGSPDDATMTMMGELLLDMTAALTKAFLKSLGSTTLAFEDDVQINLGHTISQGFAEALGVDVSVQCPSSKSLTTLISEEVSESVRSALSSPEGIVQRLTPPSRLNSMIVHACKMCQAFIGKMKSVFSPRPRKQRIICEQSDVEPEPSDAEDCHAATPLSDVVIAMKDIAIVQIIIKKQLNDITEPLLVDVPDSEYTLLQSQNSREIEDVAEEIARSIAEDAVRQTPPEQKRKRSKKSIGSRIKKLLAKCFAKTCIHRIVAQMRKKFQRGSKVHSRESAKSLTKKINDLIKKTENRDLLGLGSPHLYIPPGRVLEFTKVLSDLLYTHILHGPEIIPEPVIRANMRADLQRKVLGFLSLARWWQIFQSNDLVDNMRHAILGTKPRAKKPLAIAAPPAPVFRDDSERRAQNEQKRNCVEVILERLVTRIFKKAKVTWTLSNVHDIIQRLFEQTWAKVEGLVFDSSPETLENLEKAIYRDLIKTWGTATWVLVSLKGGQAAVGERIASAVKGHLMAPPRQRSCMCGCFSSMLAAMTRW